In the genome of Vigna radiata var. radiata cultivar VC1973A unplaced genomic scaffold, Vradiata_ver6 scaffold_297, whole genome shotgun sequence, the window TTCCATTATCATCTGGCCAAAGATCCTGTCTTATGCCCATTTCCTTCAAATTTTTCCTTGCATTAAGATTGTCTTTGGATTTAGGNTNTTCATTCAACAAAGTATANATTAAATTGTCAAATACATTCTTTTCAATGTGCATGAAGTCTAAATTNTGACGTAACAAATTAGACTCCCAATATGGAAGTTCAAAGAAAATGCTTCTTTTATTCCACTGTTTAACTTCTTGTCTACATCTTTTTCCTCTACCATCCAAATGAATTCCTCTCCCAAatgtaacattaaaattttccaCTTGCCTAAAAATGTCAGATCCTGATAATTTTAGTGGTGGATTTCGTTCTTCAGTGCTTCCATCAAAGCGAACACGATTCAATCTAAATCTATTGTTTCTACTTAAAAAGCGACAATGTCCCATAAAACACCACTTCCTACTATGAGGAAGACGACAAGGTTCTGCATCAAAGTTACAAGTAGGGCAAGCTAAACCTGTGTGTATGTTCCAACCAGATAAAATACCAAGGGCAGGAAAGTCACTAATTGTCCACATAAGAGCTGCTCGCATTCTAAAAGTTTCATTCAATGAAGAATCAAAGGTCTCCACCCCATCATTCCATAGCTCACGTAACTCATCCACAAGGGGTTGTAAGTACACATCAATACTATTTCNAGGCATCTGCTTACCTGGAATGATCATGGATAGGATCAATGAAGTGTGCTTCATACAAAGCCAAGGTGGAAGATTGTATGGAATTAAAAACATTGGCCAAATACTATAAGTAGAACTCATAGTGCcaaaaggattaaaaccatcACTNGCAAGGCCTAAGCGAACATTTTGAGGATCTAAAGCAAATTCAGGATGCATTACACTAAATGTCTTCCATGCCTCACCATCCCTTGGATGCCTTATAACTCCATCCTTGTTCTCTGAAGAATGNCATCTCATATGCTCTGCAGTCTTAGAGCACACAAACAATCTTTGCAATCTTGGTTTCAAAGGAAAGTAACGTAAAACTTTTGCAGGctgcttttttttcttctttgggtTCCATCTAGATGTACCACAATGTTTGCATGTTTGCAAATCTTTTTCATCATCTCTTAAATATAACATACAATGATTNGGACATGCATCTATTTTGGTATAGTTAAGACCaagtttgttgatgattttcttAGCCTCATAAAATGAAAGAGGCAACTTTGCTTCACTAAATGCATCTCTTAGCAAATCTAGGATCATAGTCATTGCCTTGTCACTTAATCCACACAAAACCTTGATATGANATAATTTGATTACAAACTCTAATTTTGTGTACTTGCTCCCGTCACACAATATTTGATTTCCGTCATTGAGAAACTCATTAAATTCATTATGATTCTCCCTTGGCCTTTCATTACTAACATCATCTTCACCCAATGGTTGTGATCTGGCTATATTAGTACCTTCTTGCCTATAATGTCCAAATGCTTCATTTATCATTGTTTCCATTGGATTTTCGAAATGAAATGCCTCTTGTGACTCATCTTCATTTCTAGAAATATCTTGTCTTTGCCTTTCACCATGAAGATtccaaataacataatttatgggaaattgttttaaaatcaagTGATATTCAACTATGCCTCTAGTTTGCCATTTCACAAACACACATTTGGGGCATGGACATCGAATTGTGTCTCCAGAAGCTCCATTCTCAAAAGCAAAATCTAAGAATTTTTCTAAACCAATTGAGTATTCAAATGTATTTCGAGGCTTAGTTATCCAAGACTTATCCATTCAAAAATATtcctaaacaaaattaaatacacTAACACATAAGAAAGAATACAATATTGAtggaaaacacaaacaaataatgaattaaaaaaattaaacacttttTTCTACTAACCTTGATAACTGTGAGATTGCAATACTTAAAAGAGAAACCTGCAACATCAATTAAGTAGTGTTTTGTTACGACAATTTCATTCcgaaatataacaaaaaatacacaatcatataacaaaaaatacaaaaagtaaaagttgTTAGTACCGGCCCTGTGGTCCTCTTTATCATAATATAGAAAATGCTTTCTCCATCTAAGGTAAAATCATATACACAAAACGTAGTTGTGAATTGTGAAAAGTATAAGGACTATATACACTGgcataaatatattcatttattttatattttcattttagaaaGACTGATTCCTAAACTTAGAAAGACTGATTCCTTCTGagtccatttttaaaatgtgCAGAGATGGTGCATTTCTGAGTCCATTTTTTCCACTGCCATAGGATTCTTTTCATATTCCAACTCTGCTATTGCTTCCTTCCACATAAATTTCACAACCATATCAAATCACGATACCAGCACTTAACCACAGACACTAagcaaataaaatgaaaaatattaattccaCAGGTGGTTTTTATTCAGTGAACAATGAATGTGTATGTGTGTGatgacattaaaaatattatatcaaagtGCACGTAATGTCATGCCATTATAGGAAAGAAAATAGCACATTAAAATTAGTATCTGTGTTTTGAGTAATGTCCACccactaattaatttaaaaggttATTTACTAGAATCATTATGATTTAAGGTACACTTAATTGTTTACTGAAAAACTATGTTgtgttctttaaaaaaaaacgaCAGAAATATGATATATCTTTCAACAATCGAAATCTCTGTTATGTGGGTGTAGTTGTGAAATATATGCCTAGTCTAAGTGGACAAAAAGTAAGGATGCTTTTAGAATCCAACCTGCTTGGAGACAACCAAAAGGAagtaattaagattttttttttcttaatcagaAATGTTTACGGATATCTCTGACATGTATAAAATGCTGCCTTTGATGGAATCTTCATGCCAGATGTTGttacaggaaaatgaaaaaaagaagataatgaaGGAAAAGGTAGATAGATTTTTCTATCTCTTGCTTTTCTTACTCTGTGAGGTTACAACCCCTAAGCTCAAATTGGGTAAAAATTCCCTGTTTTCTTAGCATAAAAACATGGAAAACAAAGGAAATTGAATGATATTATTGTATGCGTTAATACCCACTTGAAACCAGTTTGACTCTACTCATCACACATTTGTTCGAGAGGCAACAGAGATGTACCAAATAAAAGCACAAAGAGTTGTAGAGCGATGTACCTCAGGTCGACCGTTATGAGCTCGGCTGTCAGCCGATCCGCAGAACCACTGTTGTAGCTCCGTCCGTCGACTACGAAtctaaaaagaagaagaaaacacgGGCAATCCAAAGAAGAAATAAGAGAAATCAATGACAAGAGTAGATAGAAGAAGGAATAAAGGAAAATAGCGTACCTGCGAGGGAGGGAGAAAGCGTGAGTTTAGGGTTCAGGTGAAAGGAGAAATTGATTCAGAAGATTTTgcgaaaataaatttttagaataataatgGGTTTAGGAAAAGAGATGGGTTTTAGATCTGGAgggaataaaattttagaatggctaaaaagaaacttaatctaaaatttttagagggaaaaatgtaaaagaatgtgaaaatgaagaaaaaatatattattatttaaagaggTTATAAACCTCCCTTAAAAGGAATTAAAACTCCCACAAATATTGTCAGCTagataatataaactaaatatctTAAGTTATGTTAATTTGAGGGGGTTTTTTACCACCTCCGCAAAATAACGCCCTCtaaataaggtttttttttgtagtgtttcCCATGAAAATGGGGGAGGCCCACCCTAGTCACACTAGGCGGGTTCTTTTTTTCACTCTCTCTCCTCATTCTATTTGGTGGAGAATGATACTATTGGTTAACAATCCTACTATTTACAAAATGTGTAGGAGTGTGTGTGTTTTGAGTTGGAGTTTTTGAATTCCTCCTAGAGTGACTCCTACTTCTACTTTTACTCTTCCTTATTTCTTCTTGCTCTTTCTCTTGTTTTACATTTAGAACTCTAAGTTTCTTCTCCAATTTAGCAAGGTATATATTCTTCCCTTTCAActtgtttttttcaaaatagactCTTGTTTTTTCCAagtttttagtgattttaacTCTTTTGCCAAGTTTTTCAAAGTGGGTTTGACTTCTCCAATAGAGCCACTACCAATTTCATAAGAGGCGGTCTTAGACATTCTCAAAGTTTTTGTAATATGCTATGCACAAAAAAATACTTAGAATTTCAAAAAAAGTTCCTTTGGAGACTCAACGAAGCAAAAGATACCTAAGTTCACTTCCAGGAAAGGAAGGTTAATCACAAAGGATTGCTTAAAAATCAAGTCTTTCCTAGTCAAAGCTTATCTTAGATACTCTTACACCAAACTCCTCAAAGGGAACTAAAGTTGAACTAAAAGTGGACACACAATTAAGGAAATCAATTAAAGCTAATTTATGTGACTTAATGGAGAAGTTAGAAGGAACTTTGGTTCCCTCACATTTACCAACTACAAAACACAATTAATGAAAGTCCAATGTTCTTATTAGGACACCCTTACAAGGCTAAAAATTAGAAGTCCAAGAGAAagcaattataattttacaactCAAAGGAAATACACACAAATCACTCTTCTCACCAAAtgtttactttcttttcttcttgtctTCAAGCCAAGGCCCCAAGCTTACTACAAGGCCTCTTTCACCTAGGATACTACCTCAAGGTTTTGTGTTGGCTCTCCAAAGGAACCTTACGGTTTTGGTTCACCAAAGAAACCTACATCACAAGTAACACAAAGCCAAATAGAGTCCAAGGATAAAGTAAGAAAATGTCTAAAATGAACAAAGGTTCTTCCAAAAGGAGTTTATATGGACAAAACCAAGATtaattagaagaaaaacaagaaagtaAATGGCAAGAAAGAATGGTtagcacaaaaacaaaaaactactAGAAAACACAATGTGCTTTTTGTTTCTTACAAACTATGATCACATGGTGCACTATGGACACTCTATTGGACCAAAATAGTTGCTAGACAGAGATTAATTCACATAACACATAACAAGGAAAATCAACATAAAAGTGCTCACAAAGTTTGTGGAAAAGGTACATACATATGTTTTTtgcttttactttttgtttttgcttttttgtattttttgtttactttttattttatatactttgtcttttcttttctttgaaatttgCAACATACATCAAATCAAATCAGACCTCAAATATGAAATGCAATAAggattttatatttagtttgaaTCTTTAGAATATTTAGTTTTAGTACaactttaaaatagaaaaattaacttttctattgatataaaaatatttatttcttaataattcaaattccattttaatttatatatttataattttttcctaatttatttatttatttatgtaaaatgacCAATTGTATTTTGTAATCCACAAGTTAAAATACTATTTCGTGCTAGACAATTTTttggataatatatatatatatatacacacttgTATGTGGATATATAACAGTAACAAATGAACACGTTCTGTACTTATCTATATCACAATTATAATAAGTAATCTagaaaataaacacaaattaattgaaaactataataaactaaatatagtgtTTAATGTTGAAACTAACAGATAAAAATTCCATGATTAACTTACTAATTTCGactgttaattaaaataaactaacttCTAAAACCAAACAACAATATCTGTTACTCTGATTAGAACAATATTAATGCATCATATAAAATACAACTACATGATACTAGAGGAAATCAAAAGCAAGATCAACATTTGATCCTTTATCACTTATTTGCACCAAATTCTTCtccaattattattactttttgtcGGGTTAAAATGTCGAAAAGTTCTACATTATTACTTATTTCAAGGACAAGAGATCAGCTGAGGGAAACTGAGAAGAAACACAAAATGAGAAGATTTGCTAGATTTCTGGAGAAGTGTGGTTGGATGTTTGTGGGTGCATGCAAGAGAGTGTGGTACAAACTCAGGATGAATCTCAATTTCTAATCTCACATTCTATCAAATCCTCAAATTAAAGAGTAGCAGTAAAAAACTAGGATTACAAGACTTATAAATTCTCACATTTTCTTGCAAAATATGCTAGAAAGTTTCTACCTTTTGTTTccaatattttcttcttatttagCTTCTTTAGGCATTTGGATTCTTAATTCACATTCATTTCTAATGATGAACTGATGAGTTCGTATCCAAATTTAATGTACTCTAAATATTCTTAATTCTCTTAGCCATCTTTGCTCCTTCACCTTTTTCTATTTGCTTTACCTAATGATTGCAAAATGTTAATATAGATTTTGTGTTATGAAGACGTAAATGATTTTACAATCTATATAAGTTATTTAGTTTATGGGTTGCAGaatcaaaaagttgttttagcttttggatgaaaagtatttttaattttagattgaaCCAtctaaaatgagaaaaatggaaatgcttttatatagaaattgagATAGAAATAAATGAAGTTTCAATTACTGTAAAAACATTAGTTTGAACATTAGTTTGAGTTTGAgaattcaagtttaaattatttatatccagtaaattcatgttatttttaattaataaaaaaatttaataataaatatatttaaatattaaagtaaagtTTTATCATTTACAATAATTTCACTCTTAATTATTCTTCTAATGGAAGTTTAGACGGATTGTAACCCAgaaattataagtaaaaaatgtaaaaaaaaaataaaaaaaaattacaatgaaCTTACGAAAGGTTATAACTAGAACAAACATTAGGATGTTTCTCCCTTCACTCCACACACTTTTTCTTGCACTTTCatattccaaaaataatttcggaattatgtttttcttcaacaaccttcgaaatttttgaagaaaaagattttcaacaaatttcaaaattcatttaagaTTTTTCGAAAATTTTAACGAATTTTTGAATctatcgaaaaaaaaaaatcttttaatggattttgaaatttattgaagaaTTTTCTTCAATAGATtccaaaatttattgaaaaaaaaaataggttgtAGAGTCTTTTGAATTATTGAggatagttttgaaattttaaaaagatatagaAGTGTAGGAAGAAATGTGtagaggtgcagggagaaacaGACCAAACATTGTGTGCGTTTACAACAAGTTATTATGTCTCTATcttatctaaattattttttttaggtttgaacattatttatactggttgttgttgttttatctGTGAAGTTTCTCCTTACACCCCAAACCCTTTTACCTATATCTcgaaattttgatttaattataaaactaacattatgatagaataaagattttgtttttacttttttttctctctcttgtatAATTAATTTGCCACACCCTTCCACATTTACtcctttttgaattttcttcaaATCTTAGTGTCCATCCTCTTATTTCCTTTCAATTCCTTTGTTCTCCACCCTTATACCCGTCAAATTTTGCGAAAATTTCTTCATCACTTTACCAActaacactagtgcagaaagagCTTTAGACTCctgttattttggacttttaacgtcactttcacaaccAACATTTATACGGGTGACTTTAATGGGACGTCAAAATTCCAAATAATCGACGTTGATTTAGACGTCTGTTCATGCCATCCCCGACGTTTAATtttactatagacgtcggtctaggcctcaaccgacgtctaatggtccTATATAtgatggtatcggagggggtagttttcgaagagtataacgcagcggaataaaacttatagagcggaaagcgtgttcggtcacagttaaaacgaaatttGCCCTTTTTTAGGAAacgtaattttctttcagaaaattaatcaaacagttgatatgcgttaagtaaaatgagtgtaggtgataagtggttatttcttgaactatatttagtttattgcacttaaataaaccaaggaattgtgtttaattgtctgttatttccccgttttccaaattctgcttaatttggtcagaaatttgtaattgtgctaatttgggttttctgagttgattaagtgtattttgatTGCAGgcaaattttgggaaacatcaattggagcattagggatggtggcataattattcaagactcaacatttagccatttctatttttataaagttgtattttcgttttttttagaaaccttaattagattaagtgcatttgggcccttttgtggcaaaattttgtagaagcccaatgtggggacacttggcaccaaaaccctaggtttttaggaggtggaccccacctattttgtGGGTTGGAAGGCATTGTTTAGGGCAATTGCCGAGACACTCAAACAACTCTCACATTCCACACTTTTGCTTTAGCCTTTGCATGTATaaactctctcttgggagccttgggtgccattttcgtttttgatgCTTGAATGGATAAAgatcacgtttttcttcttctaatgttTGCAACAATGNNNNNNNNNNNNNNNNNNNNNNNNNNNNNNNNNNNNNNNNNNNNNNNNNNNNNNNttgctttttcatggtggtttctttgatggaagggagacccattgttcatttcggttttctcatcattttgctgcagtgatttcgtttttattttgagtttcttggattggaggatgaaaatggagttgttgtcaagtttggtagtgaaaaaggcttaagttggtgcatgggtattgtattcttgagtcattttcttctagcattttgttCTTGATGCTTGGAAGCATATTTTGAGCTGGACTTTGTAATTGATGATGGTGGATGGACGGTAATGCTAGGGAAGCTagaggtttggttttgttttggtcaaaaaagttgaagaaagatgagtggtgaagttggatttatgaaggttttgcTATGCTTGTGTTGGTTTGCATTTGAAACTTGGGTTTCTTTGTGTGTGTTCTCGGTA includes:
- the LOC106779039 gene encoding uncharacterized protein LOC106779039 — encoded protein: MDKSWITKPRNTFEYSIGLEKFLDFAFENGASGDTIRCPCPKCVFVKWQTRGIVEYHLILKQFPINYVIWNLHGERQRQDISRNEDESQEAFHFENPMETMINEAFGHYRQEGTNIARSQPLGEDDVSNERPRENHNEFNEFLNDGNQILCDGSKYTKLEFVIKLXHIKVLCGLSDKAMTMILDLLRDAFSEAKLPLSFYEAKKIINKLGLNYTKIDACPNHCMLYLRDDEKDLQTCKHCGTSRWNPKKKKKQPAKVLRYFPLKPRLQRLFVCSKTAEHMRXHSSENKDGVIRHPRDGEAWKTFSVMHPEFALDPQNVRLGLASDGFNPFGTMSSTYSIWPMFLIPYNLPPWLCMKHTSLILSMIIPGKQMPXNSIDVYLQPLVDELRELWNDGVETFDSSLNETFRMRAALMWTISDFPALGILSGWNIHTGLACPTCNFDAEPCRLPHSRKWCFMGHCRFLSRNNRFRLNRVRFDGSTEERNPPLKLSGSDIFRQVENFNVTFGRGIHLDGRGKRCRQEVKQWNKRSIFFELPYWESNLLRXNLDFMHIEKNVFDNLXYTLLNEXPKSKDNLNARKNLKEMGIRQDLWPDDNGRYHLALFSLTRDTKXLXLKTLKNVLVPDGYSSNISRCVDDVQHKISGXKSHDCHIIMEQLLPLAIRNLLPNHVTATLVEFC